A genomic segment from Malaclemys terrapin pileata isolate rMalTer1 chromosome 1, rMalTer1.hap1, whole genome shotgun sequence encodes:
- the TXLNG gene encoding gamma-taxilin isoform X2 has product MIGTTGEAGICEIGMNTQDQLVNSKCIESDTTLQHLQSNCDGIESTGALEDEDYITKNRKPVGSMYCTQESREETPGREEARTEPPDGQQDPETEKNKEKTLGKEVLLLMQALNTLSTPEEKLAALCKKYADLLEESRNVQKQMKILQKKQAQVVKEKVHLQSEHSKAILARSKLESLCRELQRHNKTLKEENMQQAREEEERRKEATAHFQITLNEIQAQLEQHDIHNAKLRQENIELGEKLKKLIEQYALREEHIDKVFKHKELQQQLVDAKLQQTTQLIKEAEEKHQREREFLLKEATESRHKCEQMKQQEAQLKQQLSLYMDKFEEFQTTMAKSNELFTTFRQEMEKMTKKIKKLEKETIVWRTKWENNNKALLQMAEEKTVRDKEYKGFQIKLERLEKLCRALQTERNELNEKVEVLKEQVSVKEADVDLAVEVLQSCTLNSHEELGTSTDTEPGIQSDAESSAANEGNGSEKTVSTSPVPVD; this is encoded by the exons ATGATTGGTACAACAGGTGAAGCTGGAATTTGTGAGATCGGAATGAATACCCAGGATCAGTTGGTGAACAGCAAATGCATTGAATCTGACACAACTTTGCAACATCTGCAGTCCAATTGtgatggcatagaaagtacaggTGCATTGGAAGACGAAGATTATATCACAAAAAATAGAAAGCCAGTGGGTTCAATGTACTGTACTCAAGAATCACGTGAGGAGACTCCTGGGAGAGAAGAAGCCCGTACGGAGCCACCTGATGGCCAACAAGATCCGGAGACtgaaaaaaacaaagagaaaacctTAG GAAAAGAAGTACTGTTATTGATGCAAGCCTTGAACACACTTTCTACTCCAGAAGAAAAGTTGGCAGCTCTCTGCAAGAAATACGCTGATCTT TTGGAGGAGAGCCGGAATGTTCAAAAGCAGATGAAGATACTGCAGAAGAAACAAGCACAGGTTGTGAAAGAGAAAGTCCACTTGCAGAGTGAGCATAGCAAGGCCATTCTAGCACGCAGCAAACTGGAATCTCTGTGCCGGGAGCTTCAGCGTCATAACAAGACTTTAAAG gaagaaaacatGCAGCAAGCACGTGAAGAAGAGGAGAGACGTAAAGAAGCAACTGCACATTTCCAGATTACACTGAATGAAATTCAGGCCCAGCTGGAACAGCATGATATACACAATGCCAAGCTCCGCCAAGAAAATATTGAATTGGGGGAGAAGCTGAAGAAACTAATTGAACAGTATGCTTTGCGGGAAGAG CATATTGACAAAGTGTTCAAGCATAAAGAATTACAGCAACAACTGGTGGATGCCAAACTTCAGCAAACAACACAACTTATAAAAGAAGCCGAGGAAAAAcatcagagagagagggagttt CTATTAAAAGAAGCCACTGAATCCAGACACAAATGTGAGCAGATGAAGCAGCAGGAAGCCCAACTAAAACAGCAG cttTCTCTGTACATGGATAAGTTTGAAGAATTCCAGACCACCATGGCAAAGAGCAATGAACTTTTTACAACCTTCAgacaagaaatggaaaag ATGACCAAGAAGAtaaaaaaactggaaaaagagACAATAGTGTGGcgtacaaaatgggaaaacaacaacaaagctcTTCTGCAAATGGCTGAAGAG AAAACAGTTAGAGACAAAGAATACAAAGGCTTTCAAATAAAACTGGAGCGTTTGGAGAAGCTGTGCAGGGCTCTTCAGACGGAGAGGAATGAGCTGAATGAGAAGGTGGAAGTTCTGAAGGAACAGGTTTCTGTAAAAGAAGCAGATGTGgatctagcagttgaggtgttgCAGTCATGCACACTCAATTCCCATGAGGAGCTGGGAACTTCCACTGATACAGAACCAGGAATCCAATCAGATGCTGAATCAAGTGCAGCAAATGAAGGAAATGGCTCTGAAAAGACTGTCTCCACGAGTCCTGTTCCTGTTGACTAA
- the TXLNG gene encoding gamma-taxilin isoform X1: MATRGAEAARGGGSSNSTVGSGRSRRHSLGQREEAAVAARGSPEFMIGTTGEAGICEIGMNTQDQLVNSKCIESDTTLQHLQSNCDGIESTGALEDEDYITKNRKPVGSMYCTQESREETPGREEARTEPPDGQQDPETEKNKEKTLGKEVLLLMQALNTLSTPEEKLAALCKKYADLLEESRNVQKQMKILQKKQAQVVKEKVHLQSEHSKAILARSKLESLCRELQRHNKTLKEENMQQAREEEERRKEATAHFQITLNEIQAQLEQHDIHNAKLRQENIELGEKLKKLIEQYALREEHIDKVFKHKELQQQLVDAKLQQTTQLIKEAEEKHQREREFLLKEATESRHKCEQMKQQEAQLKQQLSLYMDKFEEFQTTMAKSNELFTTFRQEMEKMTKKIKKLEKETIVWRTKWENNNKALLQMAEEKTVRDKEYKGFQIKLERLEKLCRALQTERNELNEKVEVLKEQVSVKEADVDLAVEVLQSCTLNSHEELGTSTDTEPGIQSDAESSAANEGNGSEKTVSTSPVPVD; the protein is encoded by the exons TTTATGATTGGTACAACAGGTGAAGCTGGAATTTGTGAGATCGGAATGAATACCCAGGATCAGTTGGTGAACAGCAAATGCATTGAATCTGACACAACTTTGCAACATCTGCAGTCCAATTGtgatggcatagaaagtacaggTGCATTGGAAGACGAAGATTATATCACAAAAAATAGAAAGCCAGTGGGTTCAATGTACTGTACTCAAGAATCACGTGAGGAGACTCCTGGGAGAGAAGAAGCCCGTACGGAGCCACCTGATGGCCAACAAGATCCGGAGACtgaaaaaaacaaagagaaaacctTAG GAAAAGAAGTACTGTTATTGATGCAAGCCTTGAACACACTTTCTACTCCAGAAGAAAAGTTGGCAGCTCTCTGCAAGAAATACGCTGATCTT TTGGAGGAGAGCCGGAATGTTCAAAAGCAGATGAAGATACTGCAGAAGAAACAAGCACAGGTTGTGAAAGAGAAAGTCCACTTGCAGAGTGAGCATAGCAAGGCCATTCTAGCACGCAGCAAACTGGAATCTCTGTGCCGGGAGCTTCAGCGTCATAACAAGACTTTAAAG gaagaaaacatGCAGCAAGCACGTGAAGAAGAGGAGAGACGTAAAGAAGCAACTGCACATTTCCAGATTACACTGAATGAAATTCAGGCCCAGCTGGAACAGCATGATATACACAATGCCAAGCTCCGCCAAGAAAATATTGAATTGGGGGAGAAGCTGAAGAAACTAATTGAACAGTATGCTTTGCGGGAAGAG CATATTGACAAAGTGTTCAAGCATAAAGAATTACAGCAACAACTGGTGGATGCCAAACTTCAGCAAACAACACAACTTATAAAAGAAGCCGAGGAAAAAcatcagagagagagggagttt CTATTAAAAGAAGCCACTGAATCCAGACACAAATGTGAGCAGATGAAGCAGCAGGAAGCCCAACTAAAACAGCAG cttTCTCTGTACATGGATAAGTTTGAAGAATTCCAGACCACCATGGCAAAGAGCAATGAACTTTTTACAACCTTCAgacaagaaatggaaaag ATGACCAAGAAGAtaaaaaaactggaaaaagagACAATAGTGTGGcgtacaaaatgggaaaacaacaacaaagctcTTCTGCAAATGGCTGAAGAG AAAACAGTTAGAGACAAAGAATACAAAGGCTTTCAAATAAAACTGGAGCGTTTGGAGAAGCTGTGCAGGGCTCTTCAGACGGAGAGGAATGAGCTGAATGAGAAGGTGGAAGTTCTGAAGGAACAGGTTTCTGTAAAAGAAGCAGATGTGgatctagcagttgaggtgttgCAGTCATGCACACTCAATTCCCATGAGGAGCTGGGAACTTCCACTGATACAGAACCAGGAATCCAATCAGATGCTGAATCAAGTGCAGCAAATGAAGGAAATGGCTCTGAAAAGACTGTCTCCACGAGTCCTGTTCCTGTTGACTAA